The nucleotide sequence ACCAGCTATGCTACCATCGCCCTCCGGAACATCCATCTAGTCTCCCTATGAATAACTAACTTGTATGTTGCCCTGAATAGCGACTGGGACCGCATCGCACCACCTGCGCAAGGCCAGGTTGTTGACTACGATGAACTGGCAAACTCGGAGTCTGTTGAGTTCCTTAGCAAGCTCGCAGTCTTGAAGCTCAACGGTGGTCTTGGTACCTCGATGGGTTGCGTCGGACCCAAGTCGGTCATTGAGGTTCGAGATGGCATGTCCTTCCTCGACCTCTCAGTCCGCCAGGTCGAGCACCTGAACCGCACATACGGCACCAACGTCCCGTTCATCCTGATGAACTCGTTCAACACTGATGAGGACACCGCCTCCATCATCAAGAAGTACGAGGGACACAACGTTGATATCATGACCTTCAACCAGTCAAGATATCCTCGTATCCTCAAGGACTCTCTCCTGCCCGTCCCAAAGAGCTACGACTCCAACATCGACGCCTGGTACCCTCCCGGGCACGGTGACGTTTTTGAGTCGCTCTACAACTCTGGAGTTCTTGACAAGCTCATTGAGCGCGGTATTGAGTACATCTTCTTGTCCAACGTGGACAACTTGGGTGCCGTCGTCGACCTCCGCATCCTTCAGCACATGGTTGAGACTGGTGCCGAGTACATCATGGAGCTTACCAACAAGACCAAGGCCGATGTCAAGGGTGGTACCATCATCGACTACGAGGGCAAGGTCCGCCTCCTCGAAATCGCTCAGGTCCCCAAGGAGCACGTCAACGAGTTCAAGAGTATCAAGAAGTTCAGGTACTTCAACACCAACAACATCTGGATGAACGTGCAGGCCATCAAGCGCGTCGTCGAGAACCATGAGCTGGAGATGGAGATCATTCCCAATGGAAAGACTATCCCCGGTGACAAGAAGGGCGAGTCAGACATTTCTATCATCCAGCTCGAGACCGCTGTCGGTGCCGCCATCCGCCACTTCAACAACGCTCACGGTGTCAACGTGCCCCGTCGCCGCTTCTTGCCCGTCAAGACTTGCTCCGACCTGATGCTTGTCAAGTCTGACCTCTACACTGTCAAGCACGGCCAACTGCAAATGAGCGCCGCCCGCTTTGGAGATGCGCCGCTCATCAAGCTGGGAACCGATTTCAAGAAGGTCTCGGACTTCCAGAAGCGCATCTCTTCTATCCCCAAGATGATCGAGCTCGACCACTTGACCATCACCGGCGCCGTCAACCTGGGCCGTGGTGTTACCTTCAAGGGTACCGTCATCATTGTCGCTACCGAGGGTCAGACCATCGACATCCCCCCGGGATCCATCCTGGAGAACGTAGTCGTGCAGGGTAGCTTGAGGCTCTTGGAGCACTGAGCCATAGTGTGGCGGACTATAGTGCATACAATCTCTCAGCTAGTAATTTAATGAATTCTTCTGTTTTTGATGATCAACCTGGCCCCCTTGGGCTGAAAGGGGCAATGCAAGCAAGGGCAATAATAGCGTGTTATGTATT is from Pyricularia oryzae 70-15 chromosome 2, whole genome shotgun sequence and encodes:
- a CDS encoding UTP-glucose-1-phosphate uridylyltransferase: MASNVAKAVKSALPSHLKPESAETKGDSEFAPRHHGKTQSHMAFENASTNIAAAQMRNALTALAETVTDEKQKNLFETEMDNFFALFRRFVNDKAKGSTVDWDRIAPPAQGQVVDYDELANSESVEFLSKLAVLKLNGGLGTSMGCVGPKSVIEVRDGMSFLDLSVRQVEHLNRTYGTNVPFILMNSFNTDEDTASIIKKYEGHNVDIMTFNQSRYPRILKDSLLPVPKSYDSNIDAWYPPGHGDVFESLYNSGVLDKLIERGIEYIFLSNVDNLGAVVDLRILQHMVETGAEYIMELTNKTKADVKGGTIIDYEGKVRLLEIAQVPKEHVNEFKSIKKFRYFNTNNIWMNVQAIKRVVENHELEMEIIPNGKTIPGDKKGESDISIIQLETAVGAAIRHFNNAHGVNVPRRRFLPVKTCSDLMLVKSDLYTVKHGQLQMSAARFGDAPLIKLGTDFKKVSDFQKRISSIPKMIELDHLTITGAVNLGRGVTFKGTVIIVATEGQTIDIPPGSILENVVVQGSLRLLEH